Proteins from a genomic interval of Aureimonas sp. AU20:
- the srlA gene encoding PTS glucitol/sorbitol transporter subunit IIC codes for MLAPVHDLAAHHAVAGSVGDSAHHGATLLAQATDPGAAGTAQATVPATAGGPISAEEYAKRVQQLSTSNKEEQLGWLATIGRHFIGVFQKGGEVFLGFVTGIIPTLVVLMTAFYALTGMIGEERVHGLARKAGRIALTRYTVLPVLAMFFLTNPMAYTFGTFLEEKHKPAFYDSAVSFCHPILGLFPHANAGEYFVWGGVLVALLELENRGVVPPGYHINLAIYYFIVGIVVILLKGIVTERVTRFLAQREGVTL; via the coding sequence ATGCTGGCCCCGGTCCATGATCTTGCGGCCCATCACGCCGTTGCCGGCAGCGTTGGCGACAGCGCCCATCACGGCGCGACGCTGCTCGCGCAGGCCACCGATCCCGGCGCCGCCGGCACCGCGCAGGCCACCGTTCCCGCCACGGCCGGCGGCCCGATCTCGGCGGAAGAATATGCCAAGCGCGTTCAGCAGCTCTCCACCAGCAACAAGGAGGAGCAGCTCGGCTGGCTGGCGACGATCGGGCGCCACTTCATCGGCGTCTTCCAGAAGGGCGGCGAGGTGTTTCTCGGCTTCGTCACCGGCATTATCCCGACGCTGGTGGTGCTGATGACCGCCTTCTACGCGCTGACCGGCATGATCGGCGAGGAGCGGGTTCACGGGCTCGCCCGCAAGGCGGGGCGCATCGCGCTGACGCGCTACACCGTCCTGCCGGTGCTCGCCATGTTCTTCCTCACCAACCCGATGGCCTACACGTTCGGCACGTTCCTGGAAGAGAAGCACAAGCCGGCCTTCTACGACTCGGCCGTGTCCTTCTGCCACCCGATCCTCGGCCTGTTTCCCCATGCCAATGCCGGCGAATACTTCGTCTGGGGCGGCGTTCTGGTGGCGCTTCTGGAGCTGGAAAACCGGGGCGTTGTGCCGCCCGGCTACCACATCAATCTCGCCATCTACTACTTCATCGTCGGCATCGTCGTGATCCTTCTCAAGGGCATCGTCACCGAACGCGTCACGCGCTTTCTAGCGCAGCGCGAAGGCGTGACGCTCTAG
- the srlE gene encoding PTS glucitol/sorbitol transporter subunit IIB gives MAKSFNAIRVSQGKGGWGGPLVIQPTPERDKIVAVTGGGIPAVAQRLAELTGATVVDGFRNPPLESEMAAVVIDCGGTARCGVYARKRIPTINIMPVGQSGPLAQFITEDIYVSGVTTDDMAPADSAAAAPSGQGAASPAGMGQPAAAPRSFSSPAEATAALGSAMPASNQGGLIGAITSVGRVMGRAVGIFFNAGRRTIDMVIRNVLPFMAFVTMLIGIILYTGVGDLLAAPMGPLANNILGLIVLSAICGLPFLSPILGPGAVIAQVIGVAIIGPQIANGTIAPAMALPALFAYNTQVGCDFVPVGLALGEAKPKTIEIGVPAVLISRQIMGPVSVLIAWGASFLL, from the coding sequence ATGGCCAAGAGTTTCAATGCCATTCGCGTTTCGCAGGGCAAGGGTGGCTGGGGCGGCCCGCTGGTGATCCAGCCGACGCCCGAGCGCGACAAGATCGTCGCCGTCACCGGCGGCGGCATCCCCGCCGTCGCGCAGCGGCTCGCCGAACTGACCGGCGCCACCGTGGTGGACGGGTTCCGCAACCCGCCGCTGGAAAGCGAGATGGCGGCCGTCGTTATCGACTGCGGCGGCACGGCGCGCTGCGGCGTCTATGCCCGCAAGCGCATCCCAACCATCAACATCATGCCGGTCGGCCAGAGCGGGCCGCTCGCGCAGTTCATCACCGAGGACATCTACGTCTCGGGCGTGACCACCGACGACATGGCGCCGGCCGATAGCGCCGCCGCCGCGCCAAGCGGCCAAGGCGCGGCTTCGCCCGCCGGCATGGGCCAGCCGGCCGCCGCGCCGCGCTCCTTCTCCTCGCCGGCCGAGGCGACCGCGGCGCTCGGCAGCGCGATGCCCGCCTCGAACCAGGGCGGGCTGATCGGCGCCATCACCAGCGTCGGCCGCGTCATGGGCCGGGCCGTCGGCATCTTCTTCAATGCCGGTCGGCGCACCATCGACATGGTGATCCGCAACGTCCTGCCCTTCATGGCCTTCGTGACCATGCTGATCGGCATCATCCTCTATACCGGCGTCGGCGATCTTCTGGCCGCGCCCATGGGGCCGCTCGCCAACAACATCCTCGGCCTCATCGTTCTATCCGCGATCTGCGGCCTGCCCTTCCTGTCGCCGATCCTCGGTCCCGGCGCGGTGATCGCGCAGGTGATCGGCGTCGCCATCATCGGACCGCAGATCGCCAACGGCACGATCGCCCCTGCCATGGCCCTGCCGGCGCTGTTTGCCTACAACACGCAGGTCGGCTGCGACTTCGTGCCGGTGGGCCTGGCCCTCGGCGAGGCCAAGCCCAAGACGAT